In Hominilimicola fabiformis, the genomic stretch GCTTTGGAGAGTTCTCTAAGTTGATGAGCCTTATGTTCATCAAGATGAAAGCTATATTCATCTATGATTTTAGCGATAAGTGCTTGCTCAAAAACGGTTATGTAAGACAATTCTACTCCGGCACGAACCGATATTTGTTTATTGTCAATATGCTCTTTCAGTTGTGGTAACAGTGTGTCAATGCGAATAAGCCTTGCCACAGTATTTTTTGATACACCGTATTTATCGCCCACTTCTTGCACTGTATTTAACTTTTTCCCCGATGGGGAAAATGTCTCAAAATCCGCACCGTTACTAAGGATTTCGAGATTTTTTTCGATGTTTTTTATTAAGTCTGAACGCTTACCCTGTCGTTTGTTTACTGCCACATCAAGTGCGTATATATGAGCCTGTTGAGATATTGGCATTTCTGAAACACTACGTTGATTAGTGTTGCTGTCAAGCATTATCATCAATGCGTCATCATCGGTCAAATCAGATAATACAATACAGGGTACTGTTTTAAGACCTATTGCTTTAGCTGCTTGATTGCGATTATGTCCCGATAAAATTTGATATGTATTATCGTCAAGCTTTCTGATGAGCAACGGTGTAATAACACCACAAGCCTTAATACTATCCGTTAAATCATTAAATCTTTCTCCGGTATAAAGCTCAAACGGGTGATTGGGGAATGGATTTAGTGAATCAACAGACAGCTGAACAACTTTGCTATTGTCAAAACTGATTGTCGGTATAGATGCCTGTTTTTCTTTTTCGATTTCTTGAAAGTGTTTAGACATTTTTTCATAATCTCTTTTTAGTTCCATTACTTTTAACCTCCGGTTTCGTACAAATCGCTATTTACCATATTTTGCAATACAATATTTGACGTGAGTGGAATGTTGTATAATACGCTTATCCAATAAGCCTTTGGAT encodes the following:
- a CDS encoding ParB N-terminal domain-containing protein; translated protein: MELKRDYEKMSKHFQEIEKEKQASIPTISFDNSKVVQLSVDSLNPFPNHPFELYTGERFNDLTDSIKACGVITPLLIRKLDDNTYQILSGHNRNQAAKAIGLKTVPCIVLSDLTDDDALMIMLDSNTNQRSVSEMPISQQAHIYALDVAVNKRQGKRSDLIKNIEKNLEILSNGADFETFSPSGKKLNTVQEVGDKYGVSKNTVARLIRIDTLLPQLKEHIDNKQISVRAGVELSYITVFEQALIAKIIDEYSFHLDEHKAHQLRELSKAHKLDRIIVVEVFEEKYGKSVNKKLKSFTIKPKFLSKYYSPTVSQDVIASDVEASMDVWQEIKTFYPDTAVDDIKNNIINLLNNQKQQ